Within the Leptogranulimonas caecicola genome, the region GGCCCACAGAGGATTTCATCGGGGCTCGAGCGCTGGCCGATGGGCAAATCCCATAGCCCAGATGTGAGGCTCGTGTAAGAGATAGGGGAGACTTTGCTATGACCTACGATTTCACTACGGTGCAAAACAGGCGCGGACAGGGTTCTTCCAAATGGCAGGCGATGGACGAGGTTGCACCCCATCACGGCCCTGAGGCAGTGCCCTTCTCGGTAGCAGATATGGAATTTGCTACAGCGCCAGAGATTGTGGCGGCTCTGCACGAACTCTGCGATTCGACAGTTTTGGGCTACACGGTGCCTACCTCCAACTATTTGCATACCGTATGTCAATGGCAACGCCAGCGTCACAGCTGGGACGTCGACTCTTCTTGGATCGTCACTTCACCAGGTGTGGTGCCTGCTTTGGGTTACGGCATCGAGGCCGCTACGGCCCCAGGCGATCAGGTGATCATCCAGCCGCCGGTCTACTATCCCTTTAGCGAGGTCATAGAGCAAACTGGCAGAAAGATCGCGCGAAATCCCCTGCGTCTCACTCAGGCTGGTTACCAGCTGGATCTGGAAGGATTCGAAGCCCTCTGCAAAGATCCGGCTACTACGGCATTCATCCTCTGCAACCCTCACAATCCTGTAGGTCGCGTATGGAGCCGAGAAGAGCTTACCTCCATAGCAGATATCTGCGCTGCTCATGGGGTGACTGTCATTGCTGATGAGATCCATGGCGACCTTATACTCGATGGCTACGAGCATTTTTGTTTTGGCAGACTGCTGAAGAAGCGACCTGCCCTAAAATCCATCGTGTGTACGGCACCTTCTAAAACCTTCAACCTTGCAGGGCTTCAATGCTCCAACATCTTTATCCCGGATCAAGAGCTTAGAGAGCGCTTTGCTGCAGCCGCTAAGAATGCTGGTGTGTGGAATCTCAACTGCTTTGCCTATCGGGCTTGCGAGGCGGCCTATAGGCAAGGATCTCCTTGGCTCCGCGAGCTTCTTCAGGTGATTCAGCGCAACTATGATCTGGTAAAAGAACATATGACCAATTCCTGGCCGAAAAGCTGGGTGGCGCCTCTGGAAGGTACCTATCTTGCTTGGATAGACCTTAGGTTTACAGGCGCTACCGCTCAAGAGCTCGAGCAAGCCATGCAGGCGCACGATCTCTTCTTTGACGAAGGCGCTATCTTTGGCCTCGAGGGAGAGGGATTCGAGCGCTGGAATCTGGCATGTCCCACTTCGCTTATTCTAGAGGCGCTTCCTCGATTGGATGTAGCCCTTCGTGATCTTTGCGCTTGTGACGCTCTCTCTTAAGCTGTGAGGTGCGCTTCAATCCTCGCCGAGCTCTTAAGAGGATCATTATATTTTAAGGAGTTGATCTATGTACTCGTTGAGCAGCCCAAACGCGCCTCAGCCCTCAGGCCCCTTCTCTCAAGGCTCTTCGGCAGCGCGCTATGTCTTTATCTCTGGTCAGCTTCCTATCACCGCAGAGGGCCAAAAGCTCACAGAGGCTTCTATCGGCTCTCAAACGGTGCAGGTAATCAAAAACATCGAGGCTATCCTGGCAGACGTCGACCTCACCATCTCTGACGTGTGCAAAACCACCGTTTACCTGGCAGATCTCTCAGATTTGGCCGCCGTGGACGAGGTCTATTCCGAGCGCTTTGAAAAGCCTTATCCAGCCCGTTCGGTGCTTGAGGTGTCACGATTGCCCCATGGGGCGCGCATTCAGATGGAAGCTGTGGCCTGTAGATAAACTATATATGCCTACATAGGACCCAATGTCTGATGAGAGATGCCAGGCATGGGGCTCTTGGTGCGTTACAATGGAGATTCACAAGGTCACAGCTAGGAGGCTTCGATGTCAGACACCCCCCAATCCAACGACGCCACCAGCATCTTTCGTATGCCCTCTACAGATGCCACGGTTCCTGATCTCATGGGCTCCCAGCGTCTGTCTAACCCTACGCTCTCCATCGTAAAGGGACCTCATACCGGCACTACGTTTGTGCTTGATACGCCAGAGATCACCATTGGTCGCGATCCTTCCAACAGCGTCTTTTTGAATGACATGACGGTGTCTCGCCATCATGCCAAGATGCATCTTGTTCCGGGAGCTAACTCCATCGAGGATCTGGGCTCTCTCAACGGCACTTGGGTCGATGGCGCCATCATCAATCGTGCCATGTTGGAAGATGGCTCTACTATTCAGGTGGGCACATTCCGCATGATCTTCCATACCACCCAAAACACCAGCCGTATCCCTGTGGAAGCCTAAGCCTATGGCAGATGCCGGATACCTCACTATAGGTAAGGTGGTCAAGCGCCTGCAGGCAGAATACCCGGATCTCTCGGTTTCCAA harbors:
- a CDS encoding MalY/PatB family protein, with the protein product MTYDFTTVQNRRGQGSSKWQAMDEVAPHHGPEAVPFSVADMEFATAPEIVAALHELCDSTVLGYTVPTSNYLHTVCQWQRQRHSWDVDSSWIVTSPGVVPALGYGIEAATAPGDQVIIQPPVYYPFSEVIEQTGRKIARNPLRLTQAGYQLDLEGFEALCKDPATTAFILCNPHNPVGRVWSREELTSIADICAAHGVTVIADEIHGDLILDGYEHFCFGRLLKKRPALKSIVCTAPSKTFNLAGLQCSNIFIPDQELRERFAAAAKNAGVWNLNCFAYRACEAAYRQGSPWLRELLQVIQRNYDLVKEHMTNSWPKSWVAPLEGTYLAWIDLRFTGATAQELEQAMQAHDLFFDEGAIFGLEGEGFERWNLACPTSLILEALPRLDVALRDLCACDALS
- a CDS encoding RidA family protein, whose protein sequence is MYSLSSPNAPQPSGPFSQGSSAARYVFISGQLPITAEGQKLTEASIGSQTVQVIKNIEAILADVDLTISDVCKTTVYLADLSDLAAVDEVYSERFEKPYPARSVLEVSRLPHGARIQMEAVACR
- a CDS encoding FHA domain-containing protein — encoded protein: MSDTPQSNDATSIFRMPSTDATVPDLMGSQRLSNPTLSIVKGPHTGTTFVLDTPEITIGRDPSNSVFLNDMTVSRHHAKMHLVPGANSIEDLGSLNGTWVDGAIINRAMLEDGSTIQVGTFRMIFHTTQNTSRIPVEA